TTATCGCTGCTGGATCCTCCGTTTTCTCTGAAGCCGGTGCTGATCAGCTTCTCGTATTTCTCCTTGtaggcgtccctctccctggcCAGCCGGGAGATCTCCTGCTTGAGGTGGTCCACCTGCTGCATGAGTTGCGTCTTCTCTCCCTCCAGGACGTGCCGCTGCTGGACTCGCTTGAACCGACACGACTGGGCATAGCCTCTGTTCTTTAGcgtcctcctcttctgtttCAGACGGATCACCTCTTCCTTGCTGACTCCCCGGAGCTGCCGGTTCAATTCCCGCACCGACATGGTCACCAGCTGTTCGTCCGTGAACCGCTCTTCCAAGCGCATGTGCTGGTGGTTTCCTCCCGCTCCGCCGCCGGACTGAGAACCGGAGGAGGGGTGGTGTGCCcctgtgtggtggtggtggtgatggtggtggtggtggtggggagccCCGTTCTGAGCTGCGGCTGCAGCGATAACCGCGGACACCACAGCGGCCGCTGATCCCATCTCCTCCCCGGCCATGCCGCCTCCTGCCCCGGCTGCGCCGCCGAACTGCTGCCCTCTGGCATAGCCATCGAAGGTCTGGAGCTGGTGACTGCTGCTGATCAGCGCCTCTACGGCGTCCTCCGGGCTAAAGCCTAGAGCTTCGGGGTTCAACTGCTGTTGGTACCCGGTCATCCAGTAGAAATCCTCCAAGTGCGCCTTCTGTTCGCTCCCTGATCCCGGACTGGGCGCCGAGAAGCTTGGAGAGGGGGGGACCGAGCTGCAAGGCGTGCTCATCGGGGTGGAAGATAGGGATCCCCCGGCGACCACGCGGCTGCACTGGTTGATGCTGCGATCGGGCTCCACCGGCTCCTTTTTCACTTCAAACTTCATCAGATCGAAGTCATTAACATATTCCATGGCCAGGGGACTGGTGGGCAGGTCGGAGTTGCTCATTGCCAGCTCTGATGCCATCCTCTTGCTGTTGACAGTCCTCCAAAGGGGGTGAGGAGCACCTGTCAAAGTAGGCTGCTGAGACACGCACTGAGCCAGcttgatttctttatttattttcttcaaaACCGGAGGAAAAAGTGAATTTTCTCGCACTAATTGCGCAGCGCAGGTTTTGGGTTTGTGAGTcgataagttttttttttcttcagtctgtATTGCACAGACGCATTGGAGCAGCgctgtttcctccctctctccctgcgTGCGGGTGTCTGAGCGCCGCTCTCTCTGTTTCTACCGTTTAACACTTCATGGCTCCTTTTAGGATTAGTGCGCCAATTTGAGGAGGTTCACGTACGTGTCCCGGGCAAATAGTTGCCTTGTGGagaatgggaaaaaaaactccacccAAGGattgatagattttttttttctaagggaTCAGTCAGCCGACGAGTTAAAAAGCATTGCTTAGTTTTATAGGCGCCCTGACGTAGGACTGAAATATGAAATTGACTGAGACTCAGCCAATGAGCAGCCCAGTCTCGGGACGTAATTAGCATAATAGTACCAAAGTTTTCTGAACTGTCCAAGCCCATCAGCAGACTGACACATGAGACTTACTGTTCTTTGTTTTTCGTCACTTTGCGTGGAAAATAAAGAAAGCAAGGAGAACAGATTCCAACGATTAGACAGAGCCTCCAGATGGTAAACATGTCTTGTGTTTGACATTAACAAGTGATCCAAATTCAAACATTGCTCCATTTTTACATCGTAATCACCTAAAATATCATTTACAtaaataatttgttttgtttttctgaagcACCGTGTGTTGAGTGTTGTagtcaggctttttttttagctctttCCACAAATAATTTCTATttattaattttacattttgatcATTAATTATCGAGTCAATCATAAAGCAATTACAGACAACATAAACGTTTTGTGTTTCACTCAAAAATGAATCATATTGTATCAAACATCATATTACTTATGACTCCCACAGTGATAAATTGTAAATAAAAGGATACGTACAGATAAAGCGGAGAAAGGGGAAAGAGTTTGAAAGGAGCAGCGAACGGGTCAGGTTCAATTACATTGTTTGGAAACCCAATGTCGCCACCTTTCGGTCAAAGTAATACTTCACGTGTCTCCTACCAGCCTGCGCAgtgaacacatttttacatgtgtCCTATGataatgtataatgtatatTAAAAGTCTTTGTcaacataatttatttatttttttatcctgtTAGAGGAGTCATTTGTCACAatgtctttttctgtgtctttctgaAGTGTACAGTCTCAATCCTAATCAtcacagcatctctctctctctctctgtctctctctctctcctggagCACAGTCCTCAGGAGTGGTGGCACATAAGAACAAACAATAAAGAGGGCTATACACACAGGACCAGAGAGTAAATAAGAGCACTCTCCCTGGAACATGTCACACGGGGAAGCTTCAGAAAACTACAAAGCCGGCAGCAGATAATCCAACTCCCTGGTGTCCCAACACAAGTAAATATTCTCTTGGTCCCTGTGACTGTTCGTGGGGACTTAACGTTAAACAGGACGGATAAACATCGTGTTTTATTCATtataacacacagcagagatccTTCTGATGCTTCTGAATAAATATTAGCCCGATGAGATGTCCCGTCTGATACTGCTGTGTTGCTGTTATAAGAAATACAGACCTGGAATATCAACAAGGAACAGTTTTATATGTAAGATAGCACACTGATTAAACATCTTTTGAACACCATACAAACATTATGTGAGaggaaaattaaattaaaagtgaATAAAGATGACTTTAAGTGTTAAAATGTGGTGGAAATAACCGAAATATCTTCAAGATGATCATCCCCTTAGATTCATTATGACAGATTTTCATCATGCTTTGATGGATTTCCTTCGCAGAGTGCTGGTAGTGACAAATGTATCTCTGCAAAGTTGATGCAGCAGTGGACACTGTAGCTGCTGTGCGAGCTCTGCCTTTGCAACATCTCTTAAAGCAGGATTTATTGGCCTGGAGTCTCAAGGGTTAACAAGTGGAGTCTAGAGCCAATGTATCACCTGTGTTACTGAGGGCTAATAGTCCTGTATGCACCTTATTCTGCCTCCCGTTTCACGTAGGCAGCATACTGCCATGAACTTTACTACTGACTTTATTATATccaatgtgatttttttctaaCAGTACAGAGGGGCTGTGCTTAGGCATGTATCATAACCCAGGCTGCAGGAGAAGGCCCACTCACACAGCGTTAGGGCAGAGCGAGGGCACAAGTGTTACAAGATCAAATGACAGTCCACCAAAAAACTGGAAGCCGTCTATTCATGtagttgttttgctgtgatttGAAGTTTTATGGGCTGCAGAGATGTTTGTGTCCTCTTCTCTAAAGAAGGTGGTACTGAAGCCCAAAGggccaaaaacaaaatgtctctttccACAATTTACAAGTCGGTTACTCAAGAAAATGCACAAGCCTtgttgtgggcagtttaagctGCTGAGTATAGTTTACTAGACAATAAGTCTAATGTCTAAAAACTCTGTGACAATTAGAAGGCAGGAAACACTAAATGATGATACCAGTGGAGTGAAATGTTTCATCCAAATTTAGGATGTTTTAAACACTCTCTGGAACCTGTGCCTGCTTTATCTGTCCCCAGCTGTACATTTGAAGCCCAGCTATGGTACATGCAGACGTACGTACACTGACTGACCTTTCAGAGCTTAACCCCAGGAGAACACTGATGCATCCTGGGTAAAGGATAACCGCTGCTCCAGGACTTCCCTTTGATTTACTGGTATGGTGACTTTACTAATTGTTACATCTATTAAAAAACATCCTCATTACAGCATGACTTATGTGCATGTTACAGCAGGcctcacttttattttctgcatGCTAACCTTTTGTTTGCCTCCATGGTTCCACGAAGTTGTAAAgaggatgttgttttttttgaggTTTTATTTGTAGAAGAAGCCACTTGTGATGTCTCTAAAATAAATCACATGCAGAAAGAAGACCAATTTGATAAACACCACAATATGATTCTAATTCTGTATGAAATATAATTGCAGTGTTTGGAAAAAGAAATAATAGAGCTttgcaagaggaaaaaaaactcattaatGCTCACTTTATGCATTTGCAAGATATGCATTTTACAACCCCACACACATAATTTAAAATCTTAAGTGTGCCAAAAATACCCAAAGACATTACCATATTTAACAGACAGTAACTTAAATAAAATGACAGGAACTAAACTAAAGGATTTCTGTATTACTAAGATTATGCCTTATAATCATCCATTACATTCCCAATGGGAGGTAGGCTTCATTTTCATCCACAATCCCTGTTTAATGCCATATATTAAACTCCGGTGGCACTCCAAATGGGAGGACAACCAGACGAGTGGGCTCAGTGGGCTCATCTGAGACACATTTAATTAGAAGgacagaaaatgaaatatttcgTGGGGTCTTAACTAACTGTTGTATCTTTTGTAATGGAATGAGGAGCGGTGAGAAGCTATTACAAGGCAGAGCGTGAAAAACAGCACCATGTTTCCCTTCGCCAATGtttaacagagagggaaataagaataagaatGTTTAATAAGATAATAAGCTTCCACATGACAGAAACAGAGGGCCATATTTGCAAAGCGTATACATTTGACAGAGCAGCATTGTTTCTCCCCCATTATCTCAACATCCTGCTCCACACTAACCAGAATTTTTACAACTGTTTTGGATCCACTTACCTGCTCAAAGAGTACGAGCTGTTGTTTTAGTGGAGTGGATTTgacttgataaaaaaaaatgttttacttcAACAAGTGCACACACAATCTCTTCTTTTTCAACTTCTGTTAAAGTTGCAACAGTCCTGAACcttaaaaatgacacattagGCAGTAAAACGATGGCAAACACAGGATTTAGAGTCATCTGATTGGATGCACTTGATTAGAAACCAGGCTGTGACACACTCTGGCTCTGTGCCTGCCAGAGGGATGCTTCAACCTGGTAATTGGCCACAATGAGCAGACTTGCATGTGTCAAACTCTCCTCTTCACATCTGGTTATTGTCTCTCACAGCAGGAGGACATCACAGGCATCGTCTGAGCTGCCTCATCTGCTCTCTGGCTCTGTGTAATATGGGATACTCTGGTATTAAAACTAAACAACAAAGCTGCAAGTGCAGTCTACACATATCTTCAGTAGGAACATGTGACATCAGGATTAGACATGCATCTTTCACATGTCAGACCAGCCTTAATGATTCCAAAGAGATTTTTCATGTGAAGCTGGGTGTTGCCTTTCTGTGAAGTATTCATTTCCAGCTTCAACAGTCCAGAATCATGAATGTTGCCATGTTTACACACTAATACACTAAAACTAAATGTGGATTGTACAGAACCTGAGCTCATCTCCCCTCATTAGATGCACACTGCTACATTATTGGCCTCATTAAGTATCCCCACCGTGCATCACCCAGCatgtggaggagcaggtaaacAAAGTCAAAACTCAacacaagaacaagaacaataCAATGTACACACACTATTTATTTTCCCCTAAacataatgatttttttaattcaatgaGCACTGAGAAGCCATTTTATCTTTTCATAGGTAATAACTGTGATTTTCTGTTTGAAGGTGTAAACATGGAcacagtgtgtatttttgtgactTCCAGTCATGGCATGATGATTCATGTAGGAGGAGGAGTTGTTATTGATGTAGCTGGTATCCAGTATGTACTATGCTATATGCTCTCTGCAACTGCATGCTGTTATTAATGTCCACAGTGTCCACTCTGTGCTGTTATTAATGTGACTCATATACATAAAGAGTTTCCCCATTAGTCAGAGTCCAACTGCACCATcatacagagaggaggagcaaggAGTCCCACCGTATCCTTCTTCACCACCTTCTCATCATCACtaaggctcacacacacacacacacagagtacataGAGTGACTGAGGTTGTGCAGTTTACTGCACAGACTCGAATAATATACTGAACCTTTGAAAGTAGTTGTTGTTTGACCTGTTGTATAAAATGTAATTACTTTTTCATTTTACCCTGTTTAACATCTCTTTGTCCGCTGACCACCAGAGTCTATCAGTTCATTCCTGCACCCAAGTGAACGTTTGTGTCGAATATAAACCTATAAAGTCCTTTAAGATGTTATAATATATTACATTCATGAGAATGAGACAGATTGAGAACGGTCTGTTTGTGTAATTCAAACATGATGATTACAGGCTTCACTGCTTCTAGGCGAGCACACAGACAGTGAgtctttttaatgtattttcctGCTGGCTGAAAGTCCCCAGGTTCTGTGGACATCAGTTCTAAGAGATGAACGCGAGGTCCCACATCACAGATCAAGCAGTCCACATGACTCAAGTCTTCCCACACAAGCTCTCATTTCTCTAGAGACACTAAGAGATTCAcccaaataatgataaaaatactaataataatgagAATGTAAACACCGCTGTGAGCAGTGAGATTTAAGATTATTGCAGatgaatgtaaatattattCTTAACCTCCCTGTGATAATCCCCTCATCTGTTCCTCAGAAATTGAAGAATCATTTGCCTAGTAAGCGGAGGAGTGTGTGAGTAAGGAGGCAAACTAAAGTCACATTTTTCTGCGTTATTCTGTACTCTGTCAGAGAGGAAGATGCAGAGACAATACAGCCCACAGAACACTACGGCCTCATACAACAATCCTTTATATCTCCACTAGATTAATGCCAGGAGACAAATGCACTTCCACTGGGATATATGCTTCTCCGGGGGAGAGCGGGGGAGGAGAATGGAGGGAAAAGAGGTTGATCGTTACTGGACTGAGGGATGAGTGAAACAGGATGATGAACAAGCTTCATGTAACGGGTGGACTTTTGATTATGGCAATATTGAGTGTGGAAATGAGATGTTTATCAGATGTGGTtttgagggagagaggggaggagcaggggagcagagggagggCTGAGAGGCTTTAATCTGGCTGCTAAATGGATGGTTTGACATGTTGTGTCTGTCTGGAGAACCCAGCGGGGCACATTtcccctcttcatctcctctctgcaaACTGTGAAGAAGCTCACAATTAACACCTCATGGCATAGAGGGGAGAATGTGGGAGTGTTTGGAGACTGATATATATGtttcagacacagactaaaAGAGATCCTCAGAGCAACACATAGTTTTTTGGGGGAAAAGGAGGTTGTGACAGCATGAAGAAgcgagatggagaggagaggaaagtaTCTTTAAGCTTTTCCTAAAAACGCACAAACAGACTTAGTAAGAGTTAGTCATGGTTCTTTGCGCACTCACAGTAGATTTGGACGCTTACACAGGAGCAGAGACACCCTTCCTGTTGCTTATCCGCTTCCTGAGCCTCAATTTGTATTGAAATCCCTCACAGGCAATTATCCATATGCGAATGGTGTACTTACTCTGAGCTTATATAAGTTTCTTTCTCGGTAAGCCGcaccattttcattttaaaactctgATTACAATTTCAGAGTTTATTGCTATGAGAAAATGGCAAAAATGGATGCTCATAGTTAACACAGAGCATAAAATCCTGCTGGACCTCTTGCTGGCTGTATAATTTGAAAGATTGAATAATCTTTCTCTGAAAAATCCCTCTGCAAGAAGAGAGATGTGGGCAGAAGTTGGCATCTATATGTGGTCAGGAAGACATTTTGTTAAGTAAAGTGTTGGCAGTCATGCAGGCAGGAGGAACCCCTCAgcaccgcccccccccccccacctcctcaccCACCTCTCAGGCTGTCAGGAGTGTCATATATCTGGGGGATATCTGAGGGCGAGGGAGATCGCAGCCCAATTACGGGCTGATAACTAATCAATAGGTCGCTTATTCCTACAGCAGGAAGTAAAGGAATGGGCCCCTGGGACACGTAGTTCAGATTACTCTCGCCTCAACATAGGACAGCCACTAATgatgagacagaaaaagaagtgGAGAGAGGCAGACGAAGGAAggaattaaagaaaaaacaggctGGCAAAAGACAGATGTAATGAGGATGGAGCACTCAAGTGCTGCCATATTTAAGAGCCAGCACAGTTTACCCAATCAGAGTGCTTTCAATTTACTCAGTACTTGAAAGAGTCACCACCACTAACAACAAATAACAACAGCAGCGAGGATTATATGCTGTTAGATATTgagggttttatttttattggaaCAACAACTCACTGAAAAAACTCTTCACAAAGATCTGTAGATTATCTCAGAGGACACTGTTTCTTGATGGaccaaaacacatgcacaatatTGTTCTGTACTTGGAGCATCACGCCCTTCCTTGTGGACTACATGAAGGCAGAAGTCCATTTTCTCAGAAAGCATTGATTTTCAGCAATCCATGGCAGCAATATAACAAAGGTTACTTCAAACTTTGTTGCTCGGTCTGTGGAAACTTTGAGTCTTAGGTCAGATTGACTAATGCTACTATAGGCTGGTTCACTGGGCACGTTTGGCAGTTCATGCCACAGCCGGAGCAAAGCAGCTAAATTTCTTTCAGCAACTTGTGTGCTTTTCTGACTTTGAAATGTCAAGCTGCTTTTATTTAAATACCTTATTAAACTTGGACAGAGGCAGGATTAGACACACTTTAACAGATCTCTTAGTACTGATCAGTATCAGTTTTCTGGCGTCTACAGACAACGTTAGCATTCATGCTAGTTGCAGTCTGAGTTCTGGTCTGTGCCTCCAAACAAACCGCCCCTTGATGCTTGAAGGGTCTTCTTTCCACGGAACACAAAAACTATTTGTTCTCATTTCTTTTGACAGGCCATTCGTTTTGTCTCTCCTCTGTCACTGTCGCCTTCATGAAGAAATATGGCAGCAGCCTCTGCCCCTGTCCCCCACACCCTCTGCCCTTACCTTACAGCCTGCCCAGACCCGAGTGGGCTCCCTTGCTGTATATCTACATACCCCCTTAACCAAGGCCACTGTTAATCCTTCTACTCCTCTACTGATGCTGTGGAAATGATCAACAGTTTCAAGTTTATAAAACCATAAACCTCAGACTGTCAGCTGATTTTTATAATCAGCCTATAGATGACGGAAAGATGAGCATGATTATTCCTCAGcgtctgtctttcttctgcagTAGCACTGTCTAATCAGTGAAATGGTGTTTTTGGCTGTCAAGCACAAGCCATCAGTGAAAGACAAAAGTCTAAACCATCACCATTAACACTGATCAGGTTTCTCCCAATCTGCTTGTTTATCCTCTTTTCTCACTACATCAGTACAAAGCTACTTTACAGCCTCTTAAACCCAACATGTTTCTCCAAGACTATACAAACAGACTACAAAACGCCTCTGAGTGACTTTAGTGATTAAACACGTGCAGTAGTTGTGGATGATACGAGACAGGAGAGAGCAACAGGACACTCAGAGTAAAAGAGAGGCACTCCTCCAAACAACTTTGCCTCCAAATCAGCCACATTTGGCATTGGCACATTGGCCAGATCCAAAGTTTTCCACTCAGAAGAACAATGCCACGCTCTCTCCAAATCGATTGGTAATACGTCTCATCCCATTGATGCCATCTCTAATCCATTCTGGGCTCCTTTGCaagatggagatggagacacagagggagaggtaTGGCAAGgcatgtggagagagagagagagagagagagaaagtgtaaATACTGCCTGAGCAGCCATGTATTCTGAGGaatttgtgttgtgtcttttttttttctctctctctcctctctctccctctactGTGATGGGGCTGTGTTGTTAAGCTCTTTAGTCCGCGTGGCTAATGGAATAGGGTTGGCAGGATTACACAGGGCTAAAGCACTACGCCTGGTGAGGCTTGGAGAAACCGTTGTAGCTCCGCCAAGTGAAAGGAAGGGAAGGATGGAAAAGGACGAGGGGGTTTATCGAGCAGAAGAGGGCAAAAGAAAAGATTCTGGGGGAAGGGAGATGGTAGGTTAGAAAAGGAAAAGTCCTGGCGAGACAAGACCATTATCACAACTGCCAGGTCTCATTCAGGAAAGTTTTTTGGTTTCCGAGGTGGATGGactctctgctgtctgctgaacCCTATGCTCCCTAGACGGTCTTAACGTTTAGGGTCACAGAGTGCTCCTTGGGGGAGAAAACAGAGTGAAGTGGAAGATGGCTCACACTTGGCTTCTAATGGCCATAAAATCAGCAGAAGGTTTTTAACTAGTCGTAAAAATCAGTGGCAGGAACAGGAGGATATTAATTGGATTAGCGCATTCATGGTCCTGTGATCACCTCTTCTGCTTCTGTGATCATCTCTGAGACATGGAATTAGATCAGTTTATCATGTGATGTCCTGTATTTTGTTTTGGCTTACACTGATACTGAAAAAAGATTTcctaaacataaataaaaacagctacTTTGAAATATGTTAGGCCCGCTGTTTAACTCTTTCGAGCAGCATCCAACTTATTGAGATTACATGGTGCTACTGTAAAAAGTTGCAGAGAAATATTGAaccaaacatattttaaaactcTGGATATCTCAAGCTTGATTCATTTTCTGCCAGGCCTCTTGTGATTGAACTTTATGGATGTGCAGCACTTAATAATACTGTGCTACCCCCTTAAAGCATCATTCATTTATACCCTCTGTTTATCCGCTGTGCTGCcctttccttttctcttcttcCGCTCCCTCCTCTTGTCACTTTACAGGAATAAATCTGTTTCCAAACATAATGGAGCCCTCCATGGGGGAGGGGCCTCTGTTTAGTATACCcatttctgattggctgctcagCTTGATGTCGTATATGATGATAAATCTGGCCCAGGTGTCACCTCCTCGGCAGCAGGTGAGGATTGATGGGATACAGGAGGACTATCCATCATCCTGGGCAGGTGGCACGCTATCGGAATTTGGGAAATCTGTTCCCAATCAGGGTCCTGCGGTGCTCGGCGGGGTTCGCAACGCTGTTTGGGAGGCGTTACTGGAAATCAATGGCAAGCACTCAAGGTCAATGTACTGTTAGAAAACTCCTTAAGCTCTGACGGATAGACCCCTCTACTCTTTCTCCGgctctctcactttctccatGGGTGAATGTGAGAAGACACTGACATCTTCTATCCTCTGCTGCCCTGCCTGCCCTGTTAAGGGAAAGGTGGTTTTTAGGTGGATGTCATAGTGGCTGTCTGGAGTAATTTGCAACGTAGCCCTTCTCTAGGTGGAGCCAGCAAGTGCCAATCTGGGGCTGAGGCTGGGACTGGGGTTGGGGCCGGGGAGTATCGAAGATCTAATAAAAGCCCAGGGCGCCTGCCTGGCTCCTTATTCTTATAGATTACCTGTAAGTCACCTTGTCCCTGCTACTGTAAGGGTTGGGAGTTAAGCTGCATAAAGGCAGACATTCACCCTCACCTCCTTGGCTAGCTGAAAGTCAATTCAAACTGCAGATCAGAGGCGGAGAAACTTTGTTACAGACCTGCTGCAAGTCAGTGATTCAGCGTCCAGTCTAGTTGTGATTTCAGTTGGAGCACCAAAAAAGGGACTGGGACACATTAGATCGAGTTTAATCATAGCATGTCAGATCAATACTGTGCAGCACAgcatgtgctgtctgtttttcttccatttagtTTAGTCACTTCAGGCAGTTAACCAAAAAGcagcaggaaacagaaaaatacTGCATTTATATGTGCTGAATCAACTCTAGAATTGATTCAATGCTGCTAACGTCACGTGATTACCTTCACATGtagcacacaacaacacagataTGACCCCACTCTGCACCCCCACCCCTGCAAAATCTTTGATTTGGTTTTTCTGGTccacaaaaagacagaaagataaTGAGGAAGACTCTCTACTCCTTGCACGTGTCCTCTAAGTCACAGTTAAGaactgtgtgctgcagtgagaatctctctgctgcagcagctcagtctTGTCTTTATCCAACCCAACTCATCCTTCTTCACTTCACTTTGGCAAACCTCAACTTTGAAAGTTCTCactctgctgtcactcagctgtCATTTCAGAACAGTGGAGTATGGGCCCTACATCAGCTGTGCGTGCCTGGCACTGCTTTCAGTACAACCCTCCATCAGATGTTTCCATCACATCAAGGCAGCGCAATCTCCACCTCAGTTTCTCATCAGAAGCACCAGTGTTTAAATGCTAAATTGTAGCTAGTCTATTTAGAAACTGTATAAAACATGTAGTGTAAAATATTTTCTAAATACTGTTGTAGAGACAGTcattgtaaataaaacatttcataaTATCAGCTCACGGTGCAGAAGAAGCCtgaatgatgtttttatttgatgatCTGACTGGCTGAAGGCTGACAggcttttatttgtttattatttatatttatttttatatttgcatATCCCATAATGTAATGATTTTCTATTAGACTATCTGTGTTAAAATTAGAACTTTATTAACTTGTATAATGATGATCAAAATATATGATGAgaatataaattattttaagagatttaacaaaaagtgacaCCTTAACAAACATGAAGTTTCATAAACCAAAATGACCAAATGCTTGTTGCAGCCCAAATGTCAGCAGCTTCTCATTTGTCCATAACTTTAATTCTTTTAAGTCTTTTGTTTTGACTAGAAATACtcaaatattacatttattttttccttaaAAGCACAATATTAATAGTGAGAAATATTTATACACACTACCCAATTTTCAAGTTGTTTCAACATTGTTTATTAGTTTAAAAACATGGAACCATCCTGACCCAtgtccctccccacacacacaggagctatCTGTCTCCTCAAGTTGACCTCATTACCTGCTCGTAGGTCAGCTGCTGAAAGGTCAGAGACCTAACCAACTGTATCTGTGTTTCTCAACACTCTCAGTTTAAATCTTCTTCTTTCACCTTTTACCTTTCATGCGTATTCTCCTTTTATCAACACTGAGCTGCACAGAACATTTCATATGTACGTCTTGTATGTCTGAGTCCATCTTACCTTTACCACTAGTAGTCTTTCTATTGCACCCTGGCCCTCTATCCCAAGGTGACCCTGCCTCCCAATCCCCACTATCGGTCAGGCTCGGGCACCTATTAATCCTACTTCATTTGTCCTGCCTCTCCCCTCCACTTTGGGAGGAATTTATGACAGTACCTTAAATGCTAATGGAGTCTAATCTGTGGAGAGCCTCGCTCTTTTCTAAAGACTCCTATCACTCTTTGTGCCACATGCATACAATGAGTCCACACATATAGGGACAGAGCCAGACTGGTATTAAGAGAAAGTTCCCCCTCTGTGAATAGACAGAACATGTCCATTCAAATGTATTTCCACCCAGGAAATCATGTCCTCTTTGTG
This window of the Parambassis ranga chromosome 6, fParRan2.1, whole genome shotgun sequence genome carries:
- the LOC114437256 gene encoding transcription factor Maf-like, which gives rise to MASELAMSNSDLPTSPLAMEYVNDFDLMKFEVKKEPVEPDRSINQCSRVVAGGSLSSTPMSTPCSSVPPSPSFSAPSPGSGSEQKAHLEDFYWMTGYQQQLNPEALGFSPEDAVEALISSSHQLQTFDGYARGQQFGGAAGAGGGMAGEEMGSAAAVVSAVIAAAAAQNGAPHHHHHHHHHHHTGAHHPSSGSQSGGGAGGNHQHMRLEERFTDEQLVTMSVRELNRQLRGVSKEEVIRLKQKRRTLKNRGYAQSCRFKRVQQRHVLEGEKTQLMQQVDHLKQEISRLARERDAYKEKYEKLISTGFRENGGSSSDNNPSSPEFFMTSRKFLHL